The genomic stretch CCAGAGCGTGAACCCTTCGCGCGTCACAGACAAGCGCCGAAGCGAAGCTTTGGCAGGCGTTACGTAATCGGCGGCTGGCGCGATGGAAATTCCGCCGCCAGCATCCGATCGACCGATACGTCGTCGATTTCGTAACGCTCGACGGCAAGCTGATCGTCGAGGTTGACGGGGTGACGCACGCCGAACCGTCAGAAGTGGCAAAAGATAAAGCACGGTCCGAAGTGTTGGAGACCTGCGGCTTCCTTGTCGTCCGCGTCTCCAATACGGACGTGTACGACAATCTCGAGGGAGTCCTCGAAATGATCGAGAGTACGCTTCCGTCAGATTGAGAGGAAAGACCCCTCACCCGGCTGCTACGCAGCCGACCTCTCCCCGGCGGGGAGAGGTGCAGGAAAGAGCGACGCCCGACAGTCACTTCTTCCTGCCCTTCAGGATATCGCCGACCTGCGGCACGTCCTTGTCGCCGCGGCCGGAGAGATTGATCACCATCAGATGATCTTTTGGCCGTTTCGGCGCGAGTTCCATCACCTTTGCGATGGCATGTGCCGGCTCCAGCGCCGGGATGATGCCTTCGAGCCGCGACAGCAATTGAAACGCCGCCAGCGCTTCATCGTCGGTCGCCGACAGATACGTGACGCGCCCGGTTTCGTGCAGCCAGGAATGCTCCGGCCCGATGCCGGGATAATCCAGCCCCGCCGAAATCGAATGCGCGTCCTGGATCTGGCCGTCATCGTCCATCAGCAAATAGGTGCGGTTGCCGTGCAGCACGCCCGGCCGGCCGCCGGCGATCGAGGCCGCATGCAGTTGCGTCAGCCCATGGCCCGCCGCTTCGACACCGAAGATCTCAACCGAGGGGTCATCGAGGAACGGATGGAACAGCCCCATCGCGTTAGAGCCGCCGCCGATGCAGGCCACCAGCGAATCCGGCAGGCGGCCTTCCGCCTCCTGCATCTGCTTGCGGGTTTCGATGCCGATGATCGACTGGAAATCGCGCACCATCATCGGATAGGGATGCGGGCCCGCCACCGTGCCGATGCAGTAGAACGTGTCGTGCACATTGGTGACCCAGTCACGCAGCGCGTCGTTCATCGCGTCTTTCAGCGTCCGCGACCCCGACTGCACCGGGATCACCTTGGCACCCAGCATCTCCATGCGAATGACGTTCGGCTGCTGCCGCTCGACGTCGACCGCGCCCATATAGACCACGCAGTCGAGCCCGAACCGCGCGCACAGGGTCGCGGTCGCAACACCGTGCTGGCCGGCGCCGGTCTCGGCAATGATGCGCTTCTTGCCCATCCGGCGCGCGACCATGATCTGGCCCAGCACATTGTTGACCTTGTGCGAGCCGGTGTGATTGAGCTCCTCGCGCTTGAAATAGATTTTTGCGCCGCCGAGATGCTCCGTCAGGCGCTCGGCAAAATAAAGCGGCGACGGCCGGCCGACATAGTCTTTCAGGTAGCCATTCATTTCAGCCTGGAATGCCGGATCGGCCTTGGCGTCGGCATAGGCCTTTTCCAGGTCGAGGATCAGCGGCATCAGCGTTTCCGCGACAAAGCGTCCGCCGAAAATGCCGAAATGCCCGCGCTCGTCGGGACCGCTGCGGAAGGAGTTGGGTAGATTGGGATTCATCGAACCATCAATTCTTCATATCGTTCAGCGGCGCCGTCTCTGCTCCCTCGCCCCGCCCTTGCGGGGAGAGGGTTGGGGGGAGGGGCTCTTGCCGCAAATTCGGTGAGAGAGGTGAATGCGGCGACTCCCCCTCACCCGGATCGCTAGCGCGATCCGACCTCTCCCCGTAAACGGGGAGAGGTAAAGGAAGGTCGGTGGCGCGCGCGGCGCGGATAAAGGCGCGGATCATCTCGGGATCCTTGTGGCCTAGCGAACGCTCGACGCCCGAGGACACGTCGACACCGCCGGCGCCGGTGACGCGAACCGCCTCCGCGACGTTATCGGCATTGAGCCCGCCCGAGACCATGAACGGCAGTTTGAGATCGAGCTTTTCCAGCACGCGCCAGTCGAACACCGCGCCCAGGCCGCCCGGACGGGTGGCGCCCTTGGGTGCGCGGGCGTCGAACAGGATGCGGTCGGCGACGGTGGCATAGCCCGGCAGGGCTGCAAGGTCCGCCGCGGTCTCGACGGCAAGCACCTTCATGACCGGCAATCCGAACTTTTGCTTGATGTCGCGCAGCCGCGCGATGGTTTCCTTGCCGTGCAGCTGGAAAATGTCCGGCCGCAGCGTCTCGACGATGTTTTCGAGCGTCGCATCCTCGGCATCGACGGTCAGCGCCACCTTCACCGCGCGGCCTTTGGCCTGCTTGCCCAGTTCGCGCGCCGTCTCGAGGCCGAGATGCCGCGGCGACGGCGGAAAGAACACGAAGCCCACCATGTCCGCGCCGGCCTGCAAAGCGACGTCGAGCGTCTCGCGCGTGGACAGGCCGCAAATTTTGACAAGCAGGGACATGGTCTCTCGGGCGCGGGTTTGAGCCGCCAGAACAGGGTTGGAACGGAGCTGACGGGGCGGGTTCTACAACGTCGCGTCCTGCTTGTCTCGCCCGGCGGCCCCGTAAATGCCGCGCTGCGTCAATGCCGGCAGGCGCTGCGGTTCGCCCCGGGAAGCCAGCGAAGCAGCCCGCAAATCGGCGGCTTCCGCCCGCGCCCGGCGGGCGTCGGCCTCGTGCTGGCGCGCGGCGCGGCGCCAGTGGCGCTGGCGGAACCAGGTCGCCGAGCCGCCCGCGGCCACCCCCAGAATGGCCACCGCGATGATCACGACGAACAGCGGCAGCGTCACGGCCACGGTCGGATCGGTGGAATTGAACGGATCGAACGACACCGTCACCCAATGACGGTTGGCGACCGCGAAGACGATGAAGATGAGCCCCAAGGGAATGACGACCAGCGCCGTGAAGAATTTTCGCATGACCATCTCTCGTATTGATGGAGATCGGCGGGAAGATGTCCCGCAACACGGCACCAGATCGCCGGACCCCGTAACCGCCCTACGCGCCGGCTTCCGGCGAGCCGCCGTCGCGGTTCAGACGCTCGCGCATCTCCTTGCCCGTCTTGAAAAACGGAACGCTCTTCTGGTCGACCGGCACATGCGCGCCGGTGCGCGGATTGCGGCCGGCCCGCGCTGGACGATGTTTCACCGAGAAAGCGCCGAAACCACGCAGCTCGACCCGGTCGCCGCGCGCCAGGGCCGCGACGATTTCATCGAGGATCGCATTCACAATGTTCTCCACATCCCGCTGGTAGAGATGCGGGTTGTGCTCGGCGATGCGCTGAACGAGTTCGGATTTGATCATCGAAACTGGGATCCGGGAGCGTGCGGATATGCATTTCCGTGAAAATGCCTTGAACTGTCAAGACGCTAAATCAAATTTGGGTGACGCGAAAGCACGTGACAGACGCCCCGAAGGGGGTTTGTGACCATACAAGCACAGCGGGAAACCGCGGCAGGGACGCACCCGTGCGGTTCAATTCGGTCCTGCGGGACGCCATAACGCCAGCATTCCGTCGAGTCCAAGGCGATCGACCGCCTGTGCCACGCCGGCCTGCTCGATCTGGCGCGCCACCGAGCCCAGCCCGAGGGCATCCAGAGTAATGGAAGCCGCCGTTCGCAGGAAAGTCAGGTCGCCAAAGCGCGGGCTCAGCTTGAAATCGCGCACCGGCAGATCGCTCTTGATCTTCTTCTCGGCGACCAGCCATGCGATCGCGGCTTTCTCATCGCCGAGCTGGTCGATCAGCTTGAGGTCGACCGCCTGGCGGCCGGTGAAGACCCGTCCGTCCGCGACCTTTTCGAGCAGCGCGTCGTCCATGCCGCGGCGCTCTTTCACGAGGCCGCGGAACCAGGCGTAGGAATCCTTCACCAGCGCGTCGAGCGCCGCGCGGGCTTCCGGGCTGGTCGGTTCAAAGCCGTTGGGTGCGGCTTTCAGCGGCGACGACTTCACTTCCTCGACCTTGACGCCAACGGTTTTCAGAAGCTCGGTGAAATTCGGAAACTGGAACAGCACGCCGATCGAACCAACCAGCGAGCTCTGCTGGGCAACGATGTGATCGGCCGCAATCGCCGTGATGTAGCCGCCCGACGCGGCCAGCCCCTCGACGACCACGACCAGCGGCTTCTTGGCTTTGAGGCGCACCAGCGCGTCGTAGAGCTGCTCGGAGCCCGCCGTGGTGCCGCCCGGCGAGTTTATATGCACGATAACCGCCGCAGCCTGCGATTTTTCCAGCCGCTCCAGCGCCGCGACGCGTTCCTGGTCGCTGCGGATCAAGCCCTCGATATTGATCCGTGCGATCGAGCCACCGCCCGTCAGCGAGCCGCGTTCGCCCGTCGCGATCACGCCGACGGCGCCAATCGCGGCAATCGCGACCACCGCGGCGGCCACGCGCCAGAAGGTCAGCTTGCGGCGGATCCTGCGGCGATCGACGATCACATCTGAATCAAGCGACATTGAAATTCTCCTGAAATATCCCGCGCGTTTTGCATCCGCAGCGTCACCAACGCCTTATCCAATTACATCAATTGCGATGCAATATGAAGAAAACAAGGCCCTTCTTCCTTCTCCCCTTGTGGGAGAAGGTGGCGCGAAGCGCCGGATGAGGGGTCTCTCACCGCGCATTCAGTGTTCGCGGAGACAGACCCCTCACCCGTCCGCGATGCTCCGCATCGCGTCCACCCTCTCCCACAAGGGGAGAGGGTAAAAAACAAAAAAGGCCCCGGTCGAAACCGGGGCCCGATTGATGGTGACCGAGAAAGCGTAAGCTTACTTGTCGCGGTTCTTGAGCGCGGTGCCGAGAATATCTCCCAGCGTCGCCCCCGAATCGGAGGAGCCGTACTGCGCGATGGCTTCCTTCTCTTCGGCGACTTCCAGCGCCTTGATCGAGACCTGCACCTTGCGGGCCTTCTTGTCGAACTGGATCACCCGCGCATCGACCTTCTCGCCGACCGCAAAGCGTTCGGCGCGCTGATCGTTGCGATCGCGGGCCAGTTCGGAGCGCTTGATGAAGGTGGTGAAGTCGGTGCCCGAGATCTTTACCTCGATGCCGGCTTCCTTCACTTCGAGCACTTCGCAGGTCACGACCGCGCCCTTCTTGACGTCGCCAGGCTCGGCGAAGGGGTCGCCTTCGAGCTGCTTGACGCCGAGCGAGATGCGCTCCTTCTCGACATCGACGTCGAGCACCACGGCCTTGACCATGTCGCCCTTCTTGAAGTTGTCGATCACCTGCTCGCCCGGAAGCTTCCAGTCGAGGTCGGAGAGATGGACCATGCCGTCGACATCGCCTTCGAGACCGAGGAACAGACCGAACTCGGTCTTGTTCTTGACCTCGCCTTCGACGGTCGAGCCGACCGGGAACTTCTCCACGAACACTTCCCAGGGATTGCGCATGGTCTGCTTGAGGCCGAGCGAAATCCGGCGCTTGACCGAATCGACTTCCAGGACCTGGACTTCGACTTCCTGCGAGGTCGAAACGATCTTGCCCGGGTGCATGTTCTTCTTGGTCCACGACATTTCCGAGACGTGGATCAGGCCTTCGATGCCCGGCTCCAGTTCGACGAACGCGCCGTAGTCGGTGATGTTGGTGACGCGGCCGGTGAAGCGCGCGTTCAGCGGGTACTTCGCCTCGATGCCCTGCCACGGATCGTCCAGCAACTGCTTCATGCCGAGCGAGATACGGTGGGTCTCATGGTTGATCTTGATGATCTTGACCTTCACGGTCTGGCCGATGGTGAGCACCTCGGTCGGGTGATTGACCCGGCGCCAGGCGATATCGGTGACGTGCAACAGGCCGTCGATGCCGCCGAGGTCAACGAACGCACCGTAATCGGTGATGTTCTTGACCACGCCGTCGATCACCTGACCCTCTTCGAGGTTCTGCACCAGCTCCTGGCGCTGCTCGGCGCGGGTCTCTTCGAGAACCGTGCGGCGCGACACCACGATGTTACCGCGGCGGCGGTCCATCTTGAGGATCTGGAACGGCTGCGAGTTGTTCATCAAGGGTGCGACGTCGCGGATCGGACGGATGTCGACCTGCGAACGCGGCAGGAAGGCGACCGCGCCGTCGAGGTCGACGGTGAAGCCGCCCTTGACCTGGTTGAAGATGACGCCGTGGACCTTCTCGTTGTTGTTGAAGGCCTTCTCGAGCTTGCCCCAGCTTTCCTCGCGGCGCGCCTTGTCGCGCGACAGCACGGCTTCGCCGAGCGCATTTTCGATTCTGTCGAGGAACACCTCGACCTCGTCGCCAACCTTGAGGTCGCTCTCGCGGCCGGGTCCTGCGAACTCGCGCAGCGCCACGCGGCCTTCGGTCTTGAGGCCGACGTCGATGACGGCCATGTCCTTTTCAATTGCAACTACCTTGCCCTTGATGACGGAGCTTTCCTGCAAATTGCCGCCGGCGAAGGACTCGTCCAGCATCGCAGCGAAATCGTCGCGGGTAGGATTATAAGAAGCAGCAGTCGAAGCCATATGTTCTCCAGATGCGGGTATCGCCGGCTTTTCGGGTTAAAGGGCGTATCGCGCGTGAAGTGTCAGGGTTCCGCAAACCCTAACGACCGCTGTTTGCGACAAATCGCAAAAGCGGGCCGGCAGCATGCCTGCACGTTCGGTACGTTGATTTTATCCGGAGCCTGAAACGAGCGTATCGACTTCAAGAACCTGGAGCGGGCTTTCCTCCAATGACGGCAGGGGTTTCAAACCTCCTGCCGGCCCGCTCGGACAGCCCTGATCTCATCGATGGCGGCCCGGATGGCTCGGGATATAGCGCCCAAGGCCGTTTTCGGCAAGCCGGAAATGCCCGATTTACGGGGCTTTAAGGCTGACGGGGACTGAACGCCGGGACGACATATCGACGTTTCAACGGGTTGTTGACCGCATTCCGCGAAAGCCGCCAGCGAGGCCTTTTCCGGAACCTGGTCTTAAGCGCGCCCCCACACAATGGCACCGTTCAATTAAAACAGGGGGAATACCGTCATGAAGAGCTTTATCGTCCTGACCGCCGTCGCCGCTCTAACCGTCGGCAGCGCCATTGCCGCGATGCCGGGCGCGGCCGGGTCCATGCGCACCATGTCCGCCGCCCAGCCGGTCGTGACCATGGCCGACCAGGAACTGCCGTTCGACCGCTACTGGTCCAAGAACTAAGCTGATCGGATCTGAACGCCGCGCGCAGCGTTTTACCGCGCTGCGCGGACCGCCTCCACGATCGCGATAGCGGCCCGCACGCCGGCCTCGATATCGAGGTTTGAATTGTCGAGCGTGTGCGCGTCGGGGGCCGGCCTCAACGGCGCGACCGCGCGATTGCGGTCGCGTTCGTCGCGTTTAAGAATATCGGCCAGCACCAGGGCCTCGTCGGCCTCTTCGCCGCGCGCGCGGGCTTCCAGCGTCCGTCGGCGGGCCCGCACGTGCGGATCGGCCACCACAAAAATCTTCACATCGGCATGCGGGCAGATCACGGTCCCGATGTCGCGGCCGTCGAGCACCGCGCCCGGCGGATCGGCGGCGAACTGGCGCTGAAAATTCAATAACACTTCCCGCACTTTCGGGATCGCCGAAACCACCGAGGCGGCGTCACCCACCGCCTGGGTTTTCAGCGCGGGATTGCCGAACTTTTCCGGATCGAGCTCAAGTGCCGCGGAGACCGCGATCACCTCGTCGGTAAGGTCGGCGCCGGCATCCAGCAGCGCCTTGGCGACGGCGCGGTAGATCACTCCAGTATCGAGGTGGCGATAGCCATAGTGCTTGGCAAGCCGTTTTCCCAGCGTGCCCTTGCCGGATGCGGCCGGTCCGTCGATGGCGATAATCATGAAAACTCCGCGCCGAGCGAGCGCATCATCGGAATGAAATCCGGAAATGAGGTGGCGATGAAGGCGGTGTCGTCGACCTTGACCGGCTTGTCGGCGGCAAGGCCCATCACCAGCGCCGACATCGCGATGCGATGGTCCATGTGGGTGGCGACGAGGCCGGCGCCGGGCACGTGACCGCGGCCTTCGACGATCAAATCGTCGCCGGATATCTCGACCCTGACGCCGTTGACGCGCAGCATGTCGGCAGTCGCCTCCAGCCGGTCGGATTCCTTGACGCGCAATTCCTTCAGGCCGCGCATGATGGTGGTGCCTTCGGCAAACGACGCCGCCACCGCCAGCACCAGATATTCGTCGATCATCGAAGGCGCGCGTTCCGGCGGCACCTCGACGCCGCGCAGCTTTGAGGCGCGCACGCGCAGCTGCGCCATCGGCTCGCCGGCATCGCCGCGCAGTTCGCTTTCCTCGATCGAAGCGCCCATCTCGCGCAGCGTCGTGAACAGGCCGGTGCGCAGCGGATTGGTCATGACATCGGAGAACACGATGTCGGAGCCCTCGACGATCAGCGCCGCCACGATCGGGAACGCGGCCGAGGAGGGATCCGCGGGCACCACGATTTCAGCGCCATGCAGTTCGGGCTGTCCGGTGAGCGCGATCCGGCGGCCGTGGCTGCCTTCCGCGGTCGAGACGATCTGGGCGCCAAAGTGCTTGAGCATCAGTTCGGTGTGGTCGCGGCTGGCTTCCTGCTCGATCACGGTGGTGACGCCGGGCGCGGCCAATCCCGCCAGCAGCACCGCCGATTTGATCTGCGCCGACGCCACCGGCGTCCGGTAGAGAATCGGCACCGGATCGCGCGCGCCGTGCAGCGTCAGCGGCAGGCGGCCGCCTTCTTTGGCTTCGCCGGCCCTGGCGCCCATCAATTCCAGGGGGTCGAGGATCCGCCGCATCGGCCGGGTGCGCAGCGAAGCATCGCCGTCGAACACCGCGGTGATCGGGCAACCGGCCACCGCCCCCATCACCAGGCGGCATCCGGTGCCGGAATTGCCGAAATCCAGCGCCGCGGCCGGCTCGGCGAAGCCAGCCACGCCCACGCCCTGTACCGTCCAGGCAAACGGGCCGGTCCGATCCACCTTCGCCCCCAACGCCTGCATGGATTTGGCGGTGTTGAGCACGTCTTCGCCCTCAAGCAGGCCGGAAATCCGGGTTTCGCCGACCGCAAGCGCCCCGAGGATCAGGGCACGGTGCGAAATCGACTTGTCGCCGGGAACTCGGACTTTCCCGGTCAGGGGGCCGCTAGAGCGGGATTCGAGCGGGGTGGGGGCGGCTGCAAGGTCGTCTGAATGGGTCAAGATTGTGTCCTCTGCGCGGGCGGCAGTATCACATGGGCCACACGGCGTCACGCGGTCAGCAAATGCCTGCAAAGCGCTATTGACAGCAGCCCCTCAACTAGCCAAGTGAAGCACCGTTTTTCAGAAATCCCCAGGATTGCACACGTGGCCAAATCCGATCTCGGAACCAAACGTATTTGCCCGACGACGGGTAAGAAATTCTACGACTTGAACAAGAGTCCTGTGATCTCGCCCTACACCGGCGAAGTGGTGCCGATTGCGCCGATCGCGCCGCCGCGGGCCGCCCGTGGCGATGCCGCGCGCGCCGCCGCCGCATCGGCCGCCACCGCCGCCGATGTGCCGGAGCCCGCCGAGGCCGAGGAATTGGTCTCGCTGGAAGAGGCCGATGCCGAGGAGAACACCGGCAAGGTCAAGGCCGCCGTTCCCGAATCGGAAGACGATATCGAGATCGACGAGACCATCGAAGACGATGACGACGATGATTCCACCTTCATCCCCGACGAGGAAGAAGGCGACGAGGACGTCACCGATATCATTGGCGACGTCGGCGGCGACGAAGAGACTTGAGATCAGCCCTGAACTGTGTTCAGGGTTTTTCCCCGCGCGTCCCCCAAGGCGTGCGGGCAGCATGATTCGGAAAAGTGGCAACCGCTTTTCCGAAAAGATCGTGCTAAAATAGTAGAGTTAAGGGGCCATAGCTCAGCTGGGAGAGCGCTTGCATGGCATGCAAGAGGTCGGCGGTTCGATCCCGCCTGGCTCCACCAGCCTTCGCTTGCTTCGCAAGCTACGGCTCGGCAAGCCACGCCGAAGTCTATCGTAGCGAAGCAAGCGAAGGCTGCCGCGTCGTAGCCCGAAGGGCGAAGACGGGCTCTATCGGTAAACATTCGGCAAGCTACGGCCCGGCAAGCCACGCCGAAATCCATCGTAGCGAAGCAAGCGAAGGCTGCCGCGCCATAGCCCGAAGGGCGACGGCGGGCTCTATCGGTAAACGTTCCGCAAGCTACGGCTCGGCAAGCCACGTCGAAGTCTATCGTAGCGAGGCAAGCGAAGGCTGCCGCGTCGTAGCCCGAAGGGCGAAAACGGGCCTCGGCAAGCCGGGGGCCTCCATTGTAGCTTCTACGGCGGAGGCGGTCCGCCCATGAGATACGTCTACATCTTAGAAAGTCTTGATTCCGAGCATTACTACATCGGCATCACGGACGACTTGCGCGCGCGGTTGGCGAAGCACAATGCTGGGGAAGTGCCTCACACCTCAAAGTATGGGCCTTGGCGGATAAAGACCTACGTGGCGTTCCGTGACGAAGCACAGGCTTTCGCGTTCGAAAAATACCTGAAGTCCCCCTCCGGCCGGGCATTCGCGAAAAAACGCCTCTGACGACTGCCCTTCCCCCTACTCCCCCAACACCGCATTCAGCCTGTCCCGTAGCGCGAGGATCTCGTTCTTCATCGCCGACAGTTCGCCGATCGAGCACGCCGAGGCGGCGAGAATCGACTGCGGCACGCTCCGGGCTTTTTCCCGAAGCGCCTGACCCTGCGACGTCAGCGCGATCAGCACCTGCCGCTCATCCTCGGTGCTGCGCGTGCGCTTGATGAGATCGGCCGCCTCCAGCCGCTTCAGCAGCGGCGTCAGCGTGCCGGAATCCAGAAGCAGCCGTTCGCCGATGTCCTTGACCGGCACGTCGTCGCGTTCCCACAGCACCAGCATGACCAGATATTGCGGATAGGTCAGGCCGAGCCGGTCAAGCAATGGCTTGTAGACGCGGTTGAACGCGTGCGCGGTGGAATAGATCGCGAAGCAGATTTGATTGTCCAGCCGCAGCATCTGGTCCGCCGCCTGCTTCCTAGCCATTTTGCAACCTCGCCAGCGAATAGAACTTGGGTCCATACTGGGACGGCTCGCGCCGGCATTCAATTGCGAACAATTAAATGTGAGCCCAGATAATATCTATTGCACACAATTTAATTGTATGCAATATAATAATCATCGAAACCGCAACAAGGGAGATCACCATGTCCGTCAATGTGCTCTACAAGACCAGCGCCAAAGCCACCGGAGGCCGCGATGGCCATGCCGCCACGCTCGACGGCGCTCTGGACGTCAAGCTCACCACCCCGAAGGAACTCGGTGGCGGCGGCGGCGCCGGCAATAATCCCGAGCAGCTGTTCGCCGCCGGTTATGCCGCCTGCTTCATTGGCGCGATGAAGTTCGTGGCTTCCCAGGGCGGCCCGAAGGTGCCCGCGGACGCCTCGGTGACTTCCACGGTGGGGATCGGCCCGCGTGCGGCCGGCGGCTTCGGCCTGACGGTCGACCTTGCGGTCGCCCTGCCCGGCGTTCCGCGCGCCGAAGCGGAGGCCCTGGTCGAGAAGGCCCACCAGGTATGCCCCTATTCCAACGCCACCCGCGGCAACGTGGATGTCCACCTGACCGTTGTGTAACGAGTTCGCCGAATGGTCCGCCGAGAAATCGGCGGGCCTTTCGCGACGTGGAATTTGGCCGGCGCGCCCCGATGGCAACCCCGGCATACGCCTACGCGCGCCAAGCCATTGCTGCCGCGCCTGAAGACCGCTAGCTCAGGAATTCCACGTGAATCCCACCTGAGCGAAGGTTGTTTCCATGAATGCCCAAGCCGCTCCCGGCGCGATGACCGGCCTGCGCGTGATCGATCTGACGCGCGTGCTCGGCGGTCCCTATTGCACGCAAATTCTCGCCGATCACGGCGCCGACGTCATC from Bradyrhizobium sp. Ash2021 encodes the following:
- a CDS encoding endonuclease domain-containing protein — protein: MARWKFRRQHPIDRYVVDFVTLDGKLIVEVDGVTHAEPSEVAKDKARSEVLETCGFLVVRVSNTDVYDNLEGVLEMIESTLPSD
- a CDS encoding organic hydroperoxide resistance protein, with the protein product MSVNVLYKTSAKATGGRDGHAATLDGALDVKLTTPKELGGGGGAGNNPEQLFAAGYAACFIGAMKFVASQGGPKVPADASVTSTVGIGPRAAGGFGLTVDLAVALPGVPRAEAEALVEKAHQVCPYSNATRGNVDVHLTVV
- a CDS encoding GIY-YIG nuclease family protein gives rise to the protein MRYVYILESLDSEHYYIGITDDLRARLAKHNAGEVPHTSKYGPWRIKTYVAFRDEAQAFAFEKYLKSPSGRAFAKKRL
- the trpB gene encoding tryptophan synthase subunit beta; this translates as MNPNLPNSFRSGPDERGHFGIFGGRFVAETLMPLILDLEKAYADAKADPAFQAEMNGYLKDYVGRPSPLYFAERLTEHLGGAKIYFKREELNHTGSHKVNNVLGQIMVARRMGKKRIIAETGAGQHGVATATLCARFGLDCVVYMGAVDVERQQPNVIRMEMLGAKVIPVQSGSRTLKDAMNDALRDWVTNVHDTFYCIGTVAGPHPYPMMVRDFQSIIGIETRKQMQEAEGRLPDSLVACIGGGSNAMGLFHPFLDDPSVEIFGVEAAGHGLTQLHAASIAGGRPGVLHGNRTYLLMDDDGQIQDAHSISAGLDYPGIGPEHSWLHETGRVTYLSATDDEALAAFQLLSRLEGIIPALEPAHAIAKVMELAPKRPKDHLMVINLSGRGDKDVPQVGDILKGRKK
- a CDS encoding TIGR02300 family protein, which encodes MAKSDLGTKRICPTTGKKFYDLNKSPVISPYTGEVVPIAPIAPPRAARGDAARAAAASAATAADVPEPAEAEELVSLEEADAEENTGKVKAAVPESEDDIEIDETIEDDDDDDSTFIPDEEEGDEDVTDIIGDVGGDEET
- a CDS encoding integration host factor subunit beta, encoding MIKSELVQRIAEHNPHLYQRDVENIVNAILDEIVAALARGDRVELRGFGAFSVKHRPARAGRNPRTGAHVPVDQKSVPFFKTGKEMRERLNRDGGSPEAGA
- a CDS encoding LapA family protein translates to MRKFFTALVVIPLGLIFIVFAVANRHWVTVSFDPFNSTDPTVAVTLPLFVVIIAVAILGVAAGGSATWFRQRHWRRAARQHEADARRARAEAADLRAASLASRGEPQRLPALTQRGIYGAAGRDKQDATL
- the aroA gene encoding 3-phosphoshikimate 1-carboxyvinyltransferase, translated to MTHSDDLAAAPTPLESRSSGPLTGKVRVPGDKSISHRALILGALAVGETRISGLLEGEDVLNTAKSMQALGAKVDRTGPFAWTVQGVGVAGFAEPAAALDFGNSGTGCRLVMGAVAGCPITAVFDGDASLRTRPMRRILDPLELMGARAGEAKEGGRLPLTLHGARDPVPILYRTPVASAQIKSAVLLAGLAAPGVTTVIEQEASRDHTELMLKHFGAQIVSTAEGSHGRRIALTGQPELHGAEIVVPADPSSAAFPIVAALIVEGSDIVFSDVMTNPLRTGLFTTLREMGASIEESELRGDAGEPMAQLRVRASKLRGVEVPPERAPSMIDEYLVLAVAASFAEGTTIMRGLKELRVKESDRLEATADMLRVNGVRVEISGDDLIVEGRGHVPGAGLVATHMDHRIAMSALVMGLAADKPVKVDDTAFIATSFPDFIPMMRSLGAEFS
- a CDS encoding MarR family transcriptional regulator, yielding MARKQAADQMLRLDNQICFAIYSTAHAFNRVYKPLLDRLGLTYPQYLVMLVLWERDDVPVKDIGERLLLDSGTLTPLLKRLEAADLIKRTRSTEDERQVLIALTSQGQALREKARSVPQSILAASACSIGELSAMKNEILALRDRLNAVLGE
- the sppA gene encoding signal peptide peptidase SppA, whose product is MSLDSDVIVDRRRIRRKLTFWRVAAAVVAIAAIGAVGVIATGERGSLTGGGSIARINIEGLIRSDQERVAALERLEKSQAAAVIVHINSPGGTTAGSEQLYDALVRLKAKKPLVVVVEGLAASGGYITAIAADHIVAQQSSLVGSIGVLFQFPNFTELLKTVGVKVEEVKSSPLKAAPNGFEPTSPEARAALDALVKDSYAWFRGLVKERRGMDDALLEKVADGRVFTGRQAVDLKLIDQLGDEKAAIAWLVAEKKIKSDLPVRDFKLSPRFGDLTFLRTAASITLDALGLGSVARQIEQAGVAQAVDRLGLDGMLALWRPAGPN
- the cmk gene encoding (d)CMP kinase, encoding MIIAIDGPAASGKGTLGKRLAKHYGYRHLDTGVIYRAVAKALLDAGADLTDEVIAVSAALELDPEKFGNPALKTQAVGDAASVVSAIPKVREVLLNFQRQFAADPPGAVLDGRDIGTVICPHADVKIFVVADPHVRARRRTLEARARGEEADEALVLADILKRDERDRNRAVAPLRPAPDAHTLDNSNLDIEAGVRAAIAIVEAVRAAR
- a CDS encoding phosphoribosylanthranilate isomerase, which codes for MSLLVKICGLSTRETLDVALQAGADMVGFVFFPPSPRHLGLETARELGKQAKGRAVKVALTVDAEDATLENIVETLRPDIFQLHGKETIARLRDIKQKFGLPVMKVLAVETAADLAALPGYATVADRILFDARAPKGATRPGGLGAVFDWRVLEKLDLKLPFMVSGGLNADNVAEAVRVTGAGGVDVSSGVERSLGHKDPEMIRAFIRAARATDLPLPLPVYGERSDRASDPGEGESPHSPLSPNLRQEPLPPTLSPQGRGEGAETAPLNDMKN
- the rpsA gene encoding 30S ribosomal protein S1, which encodes MASTAASYNPTRDDFAAMLDESFAGGNLQESSVIKGKVVAIEKDMAVIDVGLKTEGRVALREFAGPGRESDLKVGDEVEVFLDRIENALGEAVLSRDKARREESWGKLEKAFNNNEKVHGVIFNQVKGGFTVDLDGAVAFLPRSQVDIRPIRDVAPLMNNSQPFQILKMDRRRGNIVVSRRTVLEETRAEQRQELVQNLEEGQVIDGVVKNITDYGAFVDLGGIDGLLHVTDIAWRRVNHPTEVLTIGQTVKVKIIKINHETHRISLGMKQLLDDPWQGIEAKYPLNARFTGRVTNITDYGAFVELEPGIEGLIHVSEMSWTKKNMHPGKIVSTSQEVEVQVLEVDSVKRRISLGLKQTMRNPWEVFVEKFPVGSTVEGEVKNKTEFGLFLGLEGDVDGMVHLSDLDWKLPGEQVIDNFKKGDMVKAVVLDVDVEKERISLGVKQLEGDPFAEPGDVKKGAVVTCEVLEVKEAGIEVKISGTDFTTFIKRSELARDRNDQRAERFAVGEKVDARVIQFDKKARKVQVSIKALEVAEEKEAIAQYGSSDSGATLGDILGTALKNRDK